The following coding sequences are from one Manduca sexta isolate Smith_Timp_Sample1 chromosome 7, JHU_Msex_v1.0, whole genome shotgun sequence window:
- the LOC115442453 gene encoding carboxypeptidase B, which yields MYRLLCLLFFGAVLAKHEIYEGYAVYEVRVKHHDQTQYFNQLQYQLDVDVWSYAAPGRPGSILVSKDKRVELEELLTAEDIEFEVKTENIKEFLDLEDKLLADVSRKSYNASRSAGLPFDRIYTYHQVDAFLEMLAKEYPETVKLVNAGKSFEGRDIKYLKISTTDFQDESKPIVFMESLLHAREWITLPATLYAIHKLVIDVTERDLLQDIDWIILPIANPDGYVHSHKQARFWRKNRATGYMIGNICMGVDLNRNFDFNWGQASSNIVCMETFHGRGPFSEPETAIIRDIFLEYSDRIELFLDIHSFGSMILYGWGTGVLPPNALILHMVGVQMAHAIDAVKMSWNRDYIVGNCALVLYEASGTAGDYGKVAGVELSYTYELPGLRFGLGTFGFLVDPNFIEQAGFETWEGIKVGARYVRDNYKAKRGL from the exons ATGTATCGGTTActgtgtttattgtttttcgGTGCTGTTTTAGCTAAACACGAGATTTATGAAGG TTACGCAGTATACGAAGTAAGAGTGAAACATCATGATCAGACGCAATACTTCAATCAACTGCAGTACCAATTAGATGTTGATGTTTGGTCCTATGCGGCACCAGGACGGCCAGGGTCGATCCTCGTGTCCAAAGATAAGAGAGTGGAGTTGGAAGAATTACTGACGGCTGAAGACATTGAGTTTGAAGTTAAGACTGAAAATATTAAGGA ATTTTTGGATTTGGAAGACAAATTACTCGCTGACGTGTCCAGAAAAAGTTACAATGCGTCGAGATCAGCTGGTTTACCGTTTGACAGGATTTatacttaccaccag GTGGACGCATTCCTTGAGATGCTGGCTAAAGAGTATCCCGAGACAGTGAAACTGGTCAACGCCGGGAAGAGCTTCGAAGGCAGGGACATCAAATACTTGAAGATTTCCACCACCGACTTCCAa GATGAAAGCAAACCCATTGTATTCATGGAATCCCTCCTTCATGCGCGGGAGTGGATCACCCTCCCGGCCACTCTGTACGCCATACACAAGCTGGTGATAGACGTGACGGAGCGAGACCTGCTGCAGGACATCGACTGGATCATCCTGCCCATCGCCAACCCTGATGGATATGTGCACAGCCATAAACAG GCACGTTTCTGGCGGAAAAACCGCGCTACTGGCTACATGATTGGCAACATCTGCATGGGTGTGGACCTTAACCGCAACTTCGATTTCAACTGGGGCCAGGCCTCCAGCAATATTGTCTGCATGGAAACCTTCCACGGTCGCGGCCCCTTCTCCGAACCTGAGACAGCCATCATCAGAGACATATTTCTAGAATACTCAGACCGTATTGAACTCTTCCTGGATATCCATAGTTTCGGAAGCATGATCCTGTATGGTTGGGGTACAGGTGTTCTACCACCAAATGCCTTGATCCTCCATATGGTCGGTGTGCAAATGGCACATGCTATCGATGCTGTGAAGATGTCCTGGAATCGTGACTATATTGTGGGGAACTGTGCCTTAGTCTTATATGAGGCGTCAGGAACTGCTGGAGATTACGGCAAGGTCGCTGGAGTGGAATTATCGTACACATACGAGCTTCCAGGATTAAGATTTGGTCTTGGAACCTTCGGCTTCCTTGTAGACCCTAACTTTATTGAACAAGCTGGGTTCGAAACATGGGAAGGTATCAAGGTCGGAGCGAGGTATGTTCGTGACAACTACAAGGCAAAGCGTGGACTataa
- the LOC115442455 gene encoding carboxypeptidase B, producing MYWLMFLLFLGVVSAKHEVYDGHTVYEVKVKHHDQVKFFNHLQYQMEADVWSYAVPGRPGMVMVSRDKRMELEEVLTAQDIEFEVKTENIRELLELEDKLLEEVSRKSYNASGSIGLPFDRIYTYHQVDAFLEMLAKEYPETVKLVNAGKSFEGRDIKYLKISTTNFQDDSKPIVFIESLLHAREWITLPVTLYAIHKLVIDVTERDLLQDIDWIILPIANPDGYVHSHKEGRFWRKNRATGYMIGNICLGVDLNRNFDLNWGQVSSNIVCMETFHGRGPFSEPETAIIRDILLEHSDRLELFLDIHSFGSMILYGWGTGVLPPNGLILHLVAVQMAHAIDAVKMSWNADYVAGNAALVLYQASGTAQDYGKVADVELSYTYELPGFRFGLGLFGFLVDPDFIEQAGFETWEGIKVGARYVRDNYKAKRGL from the exons ATGTATTGGTTGATGTTCCTATTGTTTTTGGGTGTTGTTTCAGCTAAACATGAGGTTTATGATgg ccATACCGTCTACGAAGTAAAGGTCAAACATCATGACCAGGTCAAATTTTTCAATCATCTACAGTATCAAATGGAGGCTGATGTTTGGTCGTATGCAGTGCCAGGAAGACCGGGAATGGTTATGGTTTCCAGAGACAAGAGAATGGAGTTGGAAGAAGTGCTGACAGCTCAAGATATTGAATTTGAAGTAAAGACAGAAAATATAAGGGA attactaGAGCTGGAAGACAAATTACTAGAAGAAGTTTCCCGAAAGAGTTACAATGCATCAGGATCGATTGGTTTACCCTTTGACAGGATTTACACTTACCACCAG GTTGATGCATTCCTTGAGATGCTGGCTAAAGAGTATCCCGAGACAGTGAAACTGGTTAACGCCGGGAAAAGCTTCGAAGGCAGGGACATCAAATACTTGAAGATCTCCACCACAAATTTTCAA GATGACAGCAAACCCATAGTGTTCATAGAATCCCTCCTCCACGCGCGGGAGTGGATCACCCTCCCGGTCACTCTGTACGCCATACACAAGCTGGTGATTGACGTGACGGAGCGAGACTTGCTGCAGGACATCGACTGGATCATCCTGCCCATCGCTAACCCTGATGGATACGTGCACAGCCATAAAGAG GGTCGTTTCTGGCGTAAGAACCGCGCCACTGGCTACATGATTGGCAACATCTGCTTGGGTGTGGACCTGAACCGCAACTTCGATTTAAACTGGGGCCAGGTCTCCAGCAATATTGTCTGCATGGAAACCTTCCACGGCCGCGGCCCCTTCTCCGAACCTGAGACAGCCATCATCAGAGACATTTTACTAGAACATTCCGATCGACTGGAACTTTTCCTAGACATCCACAGCTTCGGAAGCATGATCCTCTATGGCTGGGGTACAGGAGTTCTTCCGCCAAATGGCCTGATTCTCCATCTCGTCGCCGTCCAAATGGCCCACGCTATAGATGCTGTGAAGATGTCTTGGAATGCTGATTACGTTGCAGGAAATGCTGCACTGGTTCTATATCAGGCTTCTGGAACCGCCCAGGATTACGGGAAAGTAGCAGATGTAGAATTGTCATACACATACGAACTTCCAGGATTTAGATTTGGTCTCGGATTGTTTGGATTCCTTGTAGACCCTGACTTTATTGAACAAGCTGGGTTCGAAACATGGGAAGGTATCAAGGTCGGAGCGAGGTATGTTCGTGACAACTATAAGGCAAAGCGTGGACTGTGA
- the LOC115442454 gene encoding carboxypeptidase B yields MYQLVFLLFLGSVFAKHEIYEGHAIYEVSVKDYDQGKFFNQLQYELDVDLWSYAAPERPGMVRVSKHKRSEFEDVLIANNIEFKIRTENVKELLDLEDQLHARVSRKSYNMSRTAGLPFDRIHTYKQVDDYLEMLAKEYPETVKLVNAGKSFEGRDIKYLKISTTDFQDDSKPIVFIESLLHAREWITLPASLYAIHKLVIDVTERDLLQDIDWIILPIANPDGYVHSHEQARFWRKNRANGFMENDTCMGVDLNRNFDIDWGTASSNDVCTETFHGRGPFSEPEAIIIRDIIAEYSDRLEIFLDIHSFGSMILYGWGSGVLPENGLIVHLVAVRMANAIDAVKMYWNRDYIVGNSAMVLDLASGTAMDYGKVGGVDLSYTYELPALRDSFWFFGFLVDPDFIEQAGFETWEGMKVGARYVRDNYRKKRGL; encoded by the exons ATGTATCAGTTGGTGTTTCTCTTGTTTTTGGGTTCTGTTTTTGCCAAACATGAGATTTACGAAGG TCATGCCATATACGAAGTAAGTGTGAAAGATTATGACCAGGGCAAGTTCTTCAACCAGCTACAGTACGAACTGGATGTCGATTTATGGTCCTACGCAGCGCCGGAAAGGCCTGGAATGGTCCGCGTCTCCAAACACAAGAGATCCGAGTTTGAAGATGTTTTGATCGCTAATAACATCGAATTTAAAATTAGGACCGAAAATGTAAAGGA ATTACTGGATTTGGAAGACCAGTTACATGCAAGGGTTTCCAGGAAGAGTTACAATATGTCACGAACAGCCGGCCTGCCTTTCGACAGGATTCATACTTACAAGCAG GTAGACGACTATCTTGAGATGTTGGCTAAAGAGTATCCCGAGACAGTGAAACTGGTCAACGCTGGAAAGAGCTTCGAAGGCAGAGACATTAAATACTTGAAGATTTCCACCACCGACTtccaa GATGACAGTAAACCCATAGTCTTCATAGAATCCCTTCTGCATGCGCGGGAGTGGATCACCCTCCCGGCCAGTCTGTACGCCATACACAAGCTGGTGATTGACGTGACCGAGCGAGACCTGCTGCAGGACATCGATTGGATCATCCTGCCCATCGCCAATCCTGATGGATACGTACACAGCCACGAACAG gctCGTTTCTGGCGTAAAAACCGCGCCAATGGGTTCATGGAAAACGATACCTGCATGGGCGTTGACCTTAACCGCAACTTTGATATTGACTGGGGCACCGCTTCCAGCAACGATGTCTGCACGGAAACCTTCCACGGCCGCGGCCCCTTCTCCGAACCAGAGGCGATCATCATCAGAGACATCATTGCAGAATACTCCGACCGCCTGGAAATCTTCCTGGATATCCACAGCTTTGGAAGTATGATCCTCTACGGTTGGGGTTCCGGAGTTCTCCCTGAAAATGGTTTGATTGTACATCTCGTCGCGGTCCGAATGGCTAATGCTATCGATGCCGTAAAGATGTATTGGAATCGTGATTATATTGTTGGAAACTCTGCTATGGTTCTAGATCTAGCTTCTGGAACAGCTATGGATTACGGGAAAGTGGGTGGAGTCGATTTATCGTACACTTATGAGCTTCCAGCACTAAGGGATTCGTTTTGGTTCTTTGGTTTTCTTGTAGACCCTGACTTTATTGAACAAGCTGGGTTTGAAACATGGGAAGGTATGAAAGTTGGAGCGAGATACGTCCGCGATAACTATAGAAAAAAGCGTGGATTGTAA
- the LOC115442474 gene encoding carboxypeptidase B, producing MSRSIILLFLGVVLAKHEIYEGHAVYEVSVKNYDQGKFLNQLQYQLEVDFWSYAVPGRPGMVLVSKDKRSELEEILKAENIEFEVKTENIKELLDLEENLLEDVSKKSYNASRSAGLPFDRIYTYKQVDEYLEMLAKQFPETVKIVNAGKSFEGRDMKYLKISTSNFEDDSKPIVFIESLLHAREWITLPATLYVIHKLVIDVTERDLLQDINWIILPIANPDGYVHSHEQARFWRKNRATGFIPANVCVGVDLNRNFDINWSTASSGNVCLDTFHGSAPFSEPETANIRDIFTEYSDRLELFLDIHSFGSMILYGWGTGVLPDNGLIFHSVAVRMANAIDTVKMPWNRNYIVGNSALVLYQASGSAMDYGIVGGADLSYTYELPGFRGGSGMMGFLVNPEFIEQAGFETWEGIKVGARHVRDKFKRKARL from the exons ATGAGTCGGTcaataattcttttgtttttggGTGTTGTTTTAGCGAAACACGAAATTTACGAagg CCATGCCGTGTACGAAGTAAGCGTCAAAAATTATGACCAAGGCAAGTTCTTGAATCAGCTACAATATCAACTGGAGGTCGATTTTTGGTCCTACGCAGTGCCAGGGAGACCTGGAATGGTCCTCGTCTCCAAAGACAAGAGATCTGAGTTGGAAGAAATACTGAAAGCTGAAAACATCGAGTTTGAAGTAAAGACTGAAAATATTAAGGA GTTACTGGATTTGGAAGAGAACTTACTAGAAGATGTATCCAAAAAGAGTTACAATGCATCAAGATCAGCTGGTCTACCTTTCGATAGGATTTATACCTACAAACAG GTGGACGAATATCTTGAGATGTTGGCTAAACAGTTTCCGGAGACAGTGAAGATTGTTAACGCTGGGAAGAGCTTTGAAGGCAGGGATATGAAATACTTGAAGATCTCCACAAGTAACTTCGAA gaCGACAGCAAACCCATAGTGTTCATAGAATCCCTCCTCCACGCGCGGGAGTGGATCACCCTCCCGGCCACTCTGTACGTCATACACAAGCTGGTGATAGATGTGACGGAGCGAGACCTGCTGCAGGACATCAACTGGATCATTCTGCCTATCGCTAACCCTGATGGATACGTGCACAGCCATGAACAG GCCCGTTTCTGGCGCAAAAACCGGGCAACTGGCTTCATTCCCGCAAATGTATGTGTAGGCGTCGATCTCAACCGCAACTTTGACATTAACTGGAGCACCGCCTCCAGCGGCAACGTCTGTTTGGACACCTTCCACGGTAGCGCTCCTTTCTCTGAACCAGAGACTGCCAACATCAGAGACATATTCACAGAATACTCCGACCGACTAGAACTCTTCTTGGATATCCACAGTTTTGGAAGCATGATCCTGTATGGTTGGGGGACGGGAGTCCTTCCTGACAATGGCTTGATTTTCCATTCCGTCGCTGTGCGGATGGCTAATGCTATCGATACTGTGAAGATGCCCTGGAATCGTAATTACATCGTTGGGAACTCTGCCCTTGTCTTGTACCAGGCTTCTGGATCCGCTATGGATTATGGAATAGTTGGTGGAGCCGATTTATCATATACATATGAGCTTCCAGGATTTAGGGGTGGCTCTGGTATGATGGGATTTCTTGTTAATCCTGAATTTATTGAGCAAGCTGGGTTCGAAACCTGGGAAGGCATTAAGGTCGGTGCAAGACATGTTCGCGATAAGTTTAAGAGAAAGGCCAGATTGTga